In Synechococcus sp. Nb3U1, one DNA window encodes the following:
- a CDS encoding aspartate-semialdehyde dehydrogenase — MGREQRVAILGATGAVGAELLTLLDERCFPLASLRLLASPRSAGTYLSFKGERIPVEPVSETAFQEVDLVLASAGATVSKTWAKAVVEAGAVMVDNSSAFRMDPGVPLVVPEVNPQDAFRHQGIIANPNCTTILMCVAIYPLHRHIPIRRVVAATYQSASGAGARAMQELEEQSRAYLEGRPLEPQVFPYPIAFNLFPHNSPLQENGYCQEEMKMVNESRKIMGSPNLRLTATCVRVPLMRTHAEALNLEFERPFPVAQARQILAHAPGVLLLEDWQQNRFPMPIDVSGKDEVAVGRIRQDISEPNALDLWLCGDQIRKGAALNAIQIAELLSVPQPVTA, encoded by the coding sequence ATGGGACGGGAACAGCGGGTAGCTATTTTGGGGGCGACGGGGGCAGTGGGGGCAGAATTGCTCACTTTACTCGACGAGCGTTGCTTTCCTTTGGCCAGTCTCAGGCTGTTGGCTTCTCCACGCTCCGCAGGCACTTATTTGAGTTTCAAAGGGGAGCGGATCCCGGTGGAACCCGTCTCGGAAACGGCTTTCCAGGAAGTTGATTTAGTCTTGGCCTCAGCAGGTGCCACGGTCTCCAAAACCTGGGCCAAGGCAGTGGTTGAGGCTGGGGCAGTGATGGTGGATAACTCCAGCGCCTTTCGGATGGATCCGGGAGTGCCCTTGGTGGTGCCGGAAGTGAACCCACAGGATGCCTTTCGCCATCAGGGCATTATTGCCAACCCCAACTGCACCACGATTTTGATGTGTGTAGCCATTTATCCTCTGCACCGACACATCCCGATTCGTCGGGTGGTGGCCGCCACCTATCAATCTGCCAGTGGAGCGGGAGCCCGTGCCATGCAGGAGCTGGAAGAGCAATCCCGCGCCTATTTGGAGGGCAGGCCTCTAGAACCACAGGTGTTCCCCTATCCGATTGCATTTAACCTTTTCCCCCACAATAGCCCCCTGCAGGAGAACGGCTATTGCCAAGAAGAAATGAAGATGGTGAATGAATCCCGCAAGATTATGGGATCCCCGAATCTCCGCCTGACCGCTACCTGTGTGCGGGTACCTCTGATGCGCACCCATGCTGAAGCCCTGAACCTGGAGTTTGAGCGGCCTTTCCCGGTGGCACAGGCCCGTCAAATCTTGGCCCATGCACCTGGGGTGCTCCTCCTGGAAGACTGGCAACAGAATCGTTTCCCGATGCCGATCGATGTCAGCGGGAAAGACGAGGTGGCAGTAGGTCGCATCCGGCAAGATATTTCAGAGCCCAATGCCCTCGATCTATGGCTCTGTGGGGATCAGATCCGCAAAGGTGCAGCCCTGAATGCCATTCAAATTGCTGAGCTACTGTCAGTGCCTCAGCCCGTAACTGCCTAG
- a CDS encoding DnaJ C-terminal domain-containing protein — MQNFKDYYKILGVSKTATADEVKQAFRRLARKYHPDVNPEDKTAEEKFKDINEAYEVLSDPGKRKQYDQFGQYYQQGGFRSSRDVYGGSPFSSSPFSPEDFGVGGFGGGVDFSQFDDFQDFIDQLLGRVQNQAAGRSGGFSGSASNTSYDAEATIQITIPEAYEGGRRRLRVGGDRTLEVNLPAGITPGKRIRLRGQGHPNPNGGAGDLYLKIEFKDHPFYRLEGYDIYCDLPISPSEAVLGAQVEVPTLDGVVKLRIPAGISSGRKLRLAEKGFPKGKGERGDFYVVIQIHLPSQISEQERELYEKLQQAQSYDPRAALKL, encoded by the coding sequence ATGCAAAACTTCAAGGACTACTACAAGATTTTGGGGGTCAGCAAAACGGCCACAGCCGATGAGGTGAAACAAGCCTTTCGCCGCTTAGCCCGGAAATATCACCCAGACGTCAACCCCGAGGATAAAACGGCAGAGGAGAAATTCAAAGACATCAACGAAGCCTACGAAGTTCTCTCTGACCCAGGCAAGCGCAAACAGTACGACCAATTCGGCCAATACTATCAGCAGGGGGGGTTTCGCTCCAGCCGGGATGTCTATGGTGGCAGCCCCTTTAGCAGTAGCCCTTTTAGCCCTGAAGACTTCGGGGTGGGCGGATTTGGAGGTGGCGTTGACTTTAGCCAATTTGATGATTTTCAAGATTTTATCGATCAGTTGCTGGGTCGCGTACAAAATCAAGCTGCAGGCCGCAGTGGCGGCTTTTCGGGATCCGCGAGCAATACCAGCTACGATGCCGAAGCCACCATCCAGATCACGATCCCAGAAGCCTATGAGGGAGGGAGACGCCGCTTACGAGTGGGTGGAGATCGCACCCTAGAAGTCAACCTGCCGGCGGGCATTACCCCTGGCAAACGGATTCGGCTACGCGGGCAAGGACACCCCAACCCCAATGGCGGTGCGGGCGACCTGTACTTGAAAATTGAGTTCAAAGACCATCCTTTCTATCGTCTAGAGGGATACGATATCTATTGCGACCTGCCGATTAGCCCCAGCGAAGCCGTTTTGGGAGCCCAAGTCGAAGTTCCCACCCTCGATGGTGTGGTTAAATTGCGGATCCCGGCAGGCATTTCATCGGGCCGTAAATTGCGCTTAGCCGAGAAGGGTTTTCCCAAGGGGAAGGGGGAGAGGGGGGATTTTTACGTGGTGATACAAATCCATCTCCCCAGCCAGATATCAGAGCAAGAGCGAGAACTCTACGAGAAGCTACAACAAGCCCAATCCTACGATCCCCGCGCGGCCTTGAAGCTTTAA
- the pstS gene encoding phosphate ABC transporter substrate-binding protein PstS produces MAQLPRFRRREVVLSLLAATASLSACQRGSRSSPPTHSSGDPIVRSSRDFLLINGAGATFPAPLYLRWFSDYRQVDPQLEINFQPVGSAAGIRQFIDTTLDFAASDVAMTDAEIAEVARGVVMIPMTAGSIAVGYNLPGIPSGLKLSRSVLVDIFRGRITAWRDPQLVALNPDLEIPDLPIEVCYRSDGSGTTDTFTRHLAAIDPTWESAIGVGMSLEWPVGIGVKGNEGMSAQMLLSEGVIGYVESVYARDLDLSVAALENQSGQFILPTPESSALALQEVNLPENLRAFIPDPVGTEAYPIVTYTWVLAYRQYPDPAMAEGLRAVLSWGLTEGQALAQELGYLPLAESVVERGLAALQQIQGS; encoded by the coding sequence ATGGCCCAACTGCCCCGTTTCCGTCGCCGTGAAGTGGTCTTGTCTTTGTTGGCCGCGACCGCCAGCTTAAGTGCCTGTCAAAGGGGATCCCGTTCTAGCCCACCCACCCATAGCAGTGGGGATCCCATTGTTCGCTCTAGCCGCGACTTTCTGTTGATCAATGGGGCAGGGGCCACCTTCCCCGCTCCCCTTTACCTGCGCTGGTTTTCCGACTACCGCCAGGTGGATCCGCAACTGGAGATTAACTTTCAACCGGTAGGCAGTGCCGCCGGGATCCGCCAATTCATCGATACCACCCTGGATTTTGCCGCCAGCGACGTGGCCATGACCGACGCCGAAATTGCCGAAGTGGCGCGGGGAGTGGTGATGATCCCGATGACGGCCGGTAGCATTGCCGTGGGCTACAACCTGCCTGGGATCCCCTCTGGGCTGAAGCTCTCCCGGTCGGTTTTGGTGGATATCTTCCGGGGTCGCATCACAGCGTGGCGGGATCCGCAACTTGTGGCTCTTAACCCCGACCTAGAGATTCCCGACTTGCCAATCGAAGTGTGCTATCGCTCCGATGGCAGCGGCACCACCGATACCTTTACCCGCCACTTGGCTGCCATTGATCCCACCTGGGAATCCGCAATTGGCGTGGGCATGTCCTTGGAGTGGCCGGTGGGCATTGGGGTGAAAGGCAATGAGGGCATGAGCGCCCAAATGCTCCTCAGCGAAGGGGTGATTGGCTACGTAGAATCGGTTTATGCCCGTGACCTGGATCTATCGGTGGCAGCCCTAGAGAACCAGTCTGGCCAATTTATTCTGCCTACCCCCGAGTCTTCAGCCTTGGCTCTCCAAGAAGTGAACCTGCCAGAAAACCTGCGGGCCTTTATTCCGGATCCGGTTGGGACAGAAGCCTACCCGATCGTTACCTACACCTGGGTTTTGGCCTATCGCCAGTACCCGGATCCCGCCATGGCCGAAGGCCTGCGAGCGGTGCTGAGCTGGGGTCTCACCGAAGGGCAAGCGCTGGCCCAAGAGTTGGGCTATCTTCCCCTGGCTGAGTCGGTGGTGGAGCGGGGGCTAGCAGCACTCCAGCAGATTCAAGGCTCCTAA
- the ubiE gene encoding bifunctional demethylmenaquinone methyltransferase/2-methoxy-6-polyprenyl-1,4-benzoquinol methylase UbiE has protein sequence MPSPTAEQPEQIRELFNRIAPHYDDLNQKLSLGLHRVWKQMTVRWANVPRGGQALDLCCGSGDLAVFLARRVGRQGHVIGLDFSPAMLSIAGSRSRRMLPGYSLEWVLGDALALPFADHRFDGITMGYGLRNVTDIPQALREIKRVLKPGCRAAILDFHRPTGIPLLEQFQRWYLNTQVVSQAQILGLGPEYAYIDPSLDRFPSGEAQRQMALRVGFARAKFYSLVWGMMGVLVLEKSS, from the coding sequence GTGCCTAGTCCAACTGCTGAACAGCCTGAGCAAATCCGGGAACTGTTTAACCGAATTGCCCCCCATTATGACGACCTCAATCAAAAGCTCAGCCTAGGGCTGCATCGGGTTTGGAAGCAAATGACTGTGCGCTGGGCCAATGTGCCACGGGGGGGGCAGGCTCTAGATCTCTGCTGTGGTAGTGGGGATTTGGCTGTGTTTCTGGCGCGTCGGGTGGGTCGGCAGGGGCATGTCATCGGCCTGGATTTTTCTCCGGCAATGTTGTCGATTGCCGGATCCCGCTCTCGGCGGATGCTGCCGGGGTATTCCTTAGAGTGGGTCTTGGGAGATGCCTTGGCCTTGCCTTTTGCCGATCACCGCTTTGATGGGATCACCATGGGCTATGGTTTGCGCAATGTTACGGATATTCCGCAGGCGCTACGGGAGATCAAGCGGGTACTTAAGCCAGGCTGTCGGGCGGCAATTTTGGACTTTCATCGACCTACAGGGATCCCTCTCCTCGAGCAATTCCAGCGTTGGTATTTGAACACCCAGGTTGTCTCCCAGGCGCAGATATTGGGATTGGGCCCAGAATATGCCTACATCGACCCCAGTTTGGATCGTTTCCCCTCTGGGGAAGCGCAACGACAGATGGCTTTGAGGGTGGGGTTTGCCAGGGCCAAGTTCTACTCCCTAGTCTGGGGCATGATGGGGGTGCTGGTGCTCGAAAAATCATCCTGA
- the speA gene encoding biosynthetic arginine decarboxylase, whose protein sequence is MPTLTRSPWTLRDSEKLYRISGWGDPYFRINAAGHVEVTPQGMQQQESGIDLHKLVTDLVARGLQLPLLIRFPEIVADRIGRICGSFQQAIERFGYPNVYRGVYPVKVNQQRHLVEEVVSHGRAYHFGLEAGSKPELLIALALLDTPEALLVCNGYKDRDFMETALLAQRLGRTPIIVLERLQELELVLEAADKLGIDPILGVRAKLSAQGIGRWGTSAGDRAKFGLTATDILQVVERLRGAGKLHCLRLLHYHIGSQISTVSVHGRAVREASQIYIELAKLGAPMGYLDIGGGLGIDYDGTQSTNHSSQSYSLEDYAATVVQTVLTTLEPHGLQPPVLVTESGRALMSHQSVLVFDVQDINAASPYPMPTEITSDRASGTESSAEVIQKLNQLYYEIQPDSLTADYRRCQELKDAALRQFTEGSLSLQERAQVERLFWNCSDKICTLAYEQHQAGYPVSVDLLDLDEMLASIYYGNFSLFQSLPDSWAIDQVFPIMPIHRLDQEPRQWATLADLTCDSDGKINRFFGDDGQITSVLPLHDPDGDPYLLGVFLGGAYQEILGDLHNLFGDTNAVHIRSRPGGYHVSQVIKGDTISEVLSWVQYNSEDLAETLHHATEAALQQGQISLSEARSLQQHFEDNLRAYTYLH, encoded by the coding sequence ATGCCGACTTTGACTCGTTCTCCCTGGACACTGCGAGACAGCGAAAAGCTCTATCGCATCTCAGGTTGGGGGGATCCCTACTTTCGTATCAACGCCGCCGGTCATGTGGAGGTTACCCCACAAGGCATGCAGCAGCAGGAGTCAGGTATTGACCTGCACAAACTGGTAACAGACTTGGTGGCACGCGGCTTGCAGTTGCCTTTGTTAATCCGATTCCCGGAAATTGTGGCGGATCGGATCGGGCGCATTTGTGGCAGTTTTCAGCAGGCAATCGAGCGCTTCGGTTACCCGAATGTTTACCGCGGGGTTTATCCCGTCAAGGTGAACCAGCAGCGCCACCTCGTCGAGGAAGTGGTGAGCCATGGGCGGGCCTACCACTTTGGACTCGAAGCCGGATCCAAGCCGGAACTGCTGATCGCGCTGGCACTTTTGGATACTCCCGAGGCTTTGCTGGTTTGCAACGGCTACAAAGACCGTGACTTTATGGAAACAGCCCTATTGGCGCAGCGATTGGGGCGCACCCCGATCATCGTCCTGGAGCGGCTGCAGGAACTGGAGCTGGTATTGGAGGCTGCCGACAAGTTGGGCATCGATCCCATTCTGGGAGTGCGGGCTAAGCTCTCGGCGCAAGGAATTGGGCGCTGGGGTACCTCCGCCGGGGATCGGGCCAAGTTCGGCCTTACGGCTACGGATATTTTGCAGGTGGTGGAGCGTCTGCGGGGAGCGGGTAAGCTGCATTGCTTGCGGCTGTTGCACTACCACATCGGTTCCCAGATCTCGACGGTCAGTGTGCATGGGCGGGCGGTACGGGAAGCCAGCCAAATCTATATCGAACTGGCCAAATTGGGTGCCCCGATGGGCTACCTAGATATTGGTGGCGGCTTGGGCATTGATTACGACGGAACCCAGTCCACCAATCACTCTTCCCAGAGCTACAGCCTGGAAGACTACGCCGCTACCGTGGTACAGACGGTGTTGACCACCCTAGAACCCCACGGGCTCCAGCCGCCAGTTTTGGTGACTGAAAGTGGGCGGGCTTTGATGTCCCATCAGTCGGTGTTGGTGTTCGATGTGCAGGATATCAACGCCGCCAGCCCCTACCCGATGCCCACGGAGATCACCTCCGACCGCGCAAGCGGGACGGAGTCCTCTGCAGAGGTGATCCAAAAGCTGAACCAGCTCTACTACGAGATCCAGCCGGACAGCCTGACTGCCGATTACCGCCGCTGCCAGGAACTCAAGGATGCTGCCCTGCGCCAGTTCACGGAAGGATCCCTGAGCTTGCAAGAGCGGGCACAAGTGGAGCGGCTGTTCTGGAATTGCTCCGACAAGATCTGCACCCTCGCCTACGAACAACACCAAGCGGGCTATCCGGTCTCGGTCGATCTGTTGGATCTTGACGAGATGTTGGCCAGCATCTACTACGGCAATTTCTCGTTGTTCCAATCTTTGCCAGATAGCTGGGCCATCGATCAGGTGTTCCCGATCATGCCGATCCACCGTCTTGATCAGGAGCCACGCCAGTGGGCTACCTTAGCGGATCTCACCTGTGACAGCGACGGCAAGATCAACCGCTTTTTCGGAGATGATGGGCAGATCACCTCCGTCCTACCTCTGCACGATCCGGATGGGGATCCCTACCTGTTGGGGGTTTTTCTGGGGGGCGCTTACCAAGAGATCTTGGGGGATCTGCACAACCTGTTCGGCGATACCAACGCTGTCCATATCCGCTCCCGTCCGGGAGGATACCATGTTTCTCAGGTGATCAAAGGGGACACGATCAGCGAGGTGCTGAGCTGGGTGCAATACAACAGTGAAGATCTGGCGGAAACCCTCCATCACGCCACCGAAGCCGCCCTGCAACAGGGGCAGATTAGCCTGTCGGAGGCGCGCTCTTTGCAGCAGCACTTTGAAGACAATCTGCGGGCCTATACCTACTTGCACTGA
- a CDS encoding amidohydrolase family protein, translating into MSCTVIRNVVLFTIDGQDRVYRDGTVVVRGDRIAAVGPSDQVGIPADASRVIEGGHKMALIPGLIDTHSHSSLLRGVTENYQLLDWLPRYQLEHRALTEADAYYAALLSYLEALKGGTTCVMDMYRFMHRCAEAAGDLGLRVNLVPYTADAPGKDFFETMESTRQLIESQHGSQGGRVRVWVGLEHLFYCSPQAYQTAIEYSRHYGVGIHTHSSEQKEEVEAVEQHFGRKPIHLFQQYGILGPQTAIAHCVWLDESEIQLLKDTGTAVCHCPISNAKLAGGIAPIPELLQAGIRVGLGTDGNISNNNLDMFEEMKLASLLQKVKHYDAAALPASTMLRMATIEGAKVLGLEQEIGSIETGKKADLVLVDLSGPNLMPLVWDCSPNGIEETNILWNLVYAARASNVHTVFVDGIPVIEAGQSTQLSEAKALAEIQAQTEDLLRRRDPFKATLTPVVG; encoded by the coding sequence ATGAGCTGCACCGTGATCCGGAATGTGGTGCTCTTCACCATTGATGGGCAGGATCGGGTTTATCGGGATGGCACCGTAGTAGTGCGAGGGGATCGAATTGCCGCTGTTGGCCCTTCCGACCAGGTGGGGATCCCGGCTGATGCCAGTCGGGTTATCGAGGGTGGGCACAAAATGGCCTTGATCCCCGGATTGATCGATACCCACAGCCACTCCAGCCTATTGCGAGGGGTCACCGAAAATTATCAGCTCCTGGATTGGCTGCCCCGTTACCAGCTGGAACATCGTGCCCTCACGGAAGCGGATGCCTACTACGCGGCCCTCCTCAGCTACTTGGAAGCTCTGAAAGGGGGTACCACCTGTGTGATGGACATGTACCGCTTTATGCACCGCTGTGCAGAGGCTGCCGGAGATTTGGGCCTGCGGGTCAATTTGGTACCCTACACCGCCGATGCCCCTGGCAAAGACTTTTTTGAAACGATGGAAAGTACACGCCAACTGATTGAAAGTCAGCATGGATCCCAAGGAGGACGGGTACGGGTTTGGGTAGGTCTGGAGCATTTATTTTATTGCTCGCCCCAGGCCTATCAAACGGCCATCGAGTATTCGCGCCACTACGGAGTTGGCATTCACACCCACAGCAGCGAACAAAAAGAAGAGGTGGAAGCTGTGGAGCAACACTTTGGCCGCAAGCCGATCCACTTATTCCAGCAATACGGCATCTTGGGGCCACAAACCGCCATTGCCCACTGTGTCTGGTTGGATGAATCGGAAATTCAGCTCCTCAAAGATACGGGGACTGCGGTTTGTCACTGCCCGATCAGCAACGCCAAGCTAGCCGGAGGGATCGCCCCCATTCCAGAGCTGCTGCAAGCCGGGATCCGAGTTGGCCTGGGCACTGATGGCAATATCTCCAACAACAACCTGGATATGTTTGAGGAGATGAAATTAGCCTCTTTGCTACAGAAGGTCAAACACTACGATGCCGCTGCTTTGCCCGCCTCCACCATGCTGCGAATGGCCACGATAGAAGGGGCAAAGGTGCTGGGTTTAGAACAAGAAATTGGCTCCATCGAAACCGGGAAAAAAGCTGATTTGGTACTGGTGGATCTGTCGGGGCCAAACCTGATGCCCCTAGTGTGGGATTGCAGCCCCAATGGCATTGAAGAAACCAATATTTTGTGGAATCTGGTCTATGCGGCACGGGCCAGTAATGTCCACACCGTATTTGTGGACGGGATCCCTGTGATTGAGGCCGGACAAAGTACGCAACTTTCGGAAGCCAAAGCCCTGGCGGAAATTCAGGCCCAAACCGAAGATCTGCTGCGCCGCCGGGATCCTTTCAAAGCCACTCTCACCCCCGTTGTGGGCTAG
- a CDS encoding metallophosphoesterase family protein, producing MIKLLHLSDIHLGSGLAHGYINPATGLNTRLEDFVGSLSRCIDHALERAVDLVLFGGDAFPDATPPPLHQELFAQQFRRLADAGIPTVLLVGNHDQYGQGQEGTSLAIYRALGVSGFIVGDRLQTHLIETRSGPVQVTTLPWLNRSTLLTQQESLGLNAEILAHQLLQRLHLALEGEIRTLQPGIPAILLAHVMVETARYGAERHLSVGKGFTVPLSLLARPAFQYVALGHVHRHQVVCRDPLMIYPGSIDRVDFGEEKEEKGCVLVEVTAAGASYEFLPLPTRTFHTIRLDLSAESPESRDIQAKILAAIAKAPVTGSILRLIYRLRPNQLELIDERALHNALAPAFSYTIAPEVIGPQRPRLPGLDPNQLEPLTTLEQYLASRSDLAPLRSDLLAAARQLLEESADPLQEWDWDPSSERLEEKTQPEGQQLRLL from the coding sequence ATGATTAAGCTGCTGCACCTTTCCGATATTCATCTGGGCAGTGGCCTAGCCCACGGCTACATTAACCCGGCTACCGGCCTAAATACCCGTTTGGAAGATTTTGTGGGTTCCCTGAGTCGTTGCATCGATCATGCCCTTGAGCGGGCGGTGGATCTGGTGCTGTTTGGCGGAGATGCCTTTCCCGATGCCACCCCCCCACCCCTCCATCAAGAACTCTTTGCCCAACAATTTCGCCGCTTGGCCGACGCCGGGATCCCGACGGTGCTTTTGGTGGGTAACCATGACCAGTACGGGCAGGGACAGGAGGGTACCAGTCTGGCCATCTACCGGGCTTTGGGGGTGTCTGGGTTTATTGTGGGCGACCGGCTGCAAACCCATCTGATCGAGACTCGCAGCGGCCCCGTCCAGGTGACCACTCTGCCCTGGCTGAACCGCTCCACCCTACTCACCCAACAGGAGAGCCTGGGGCTTAATGCCGAGATCCTTGCCCATCAACTGCTACAGCGCCTGCATCTAGCTCTGGAAGGGGAGATCCGCACCCTGCAGCCCGGGATCCCGGCGATTTTGTTGGCCCATGTGATGGTGGAAACGGCTCGTTATGGGGCCGAACGACATCTTTCCGTGGGTAAGGGGTTTACGGTGCCCCTCTCGCTGCTGGCCCGCCCTGCTTTTCAATACGTGGCCTTGGGACATGTGCATCGCCATCAGGTGGTGTGTCGGGATCCCTTGATGATCTATCCGGGCAGCATTGACCGGGTGGATTTCGGCGAGGAAAAGGAAGAAAAAGGCTGTGTATTGGTGGAGGTCACCGCCGCCGGGGCTAGCTACGAGTTCTTGCCCCTGCCCACCCGCACCTTTCACACCATTCGTTTGGATTTGAGCGCGGAGTCCCCAGAAAGCAGAGATATTCAAGCCAAAATTTTGGCAGCCATCGCCAAAGCTCCGGTGACAGGATCCATTTTGCGATTGATTTATCGCCTCCGTCCGAACCAACTGGAGCTCATCGATGAGCGTGCCCTCCACAACGCTCTTGCCCCCGCCTTCAGCTACACCATTGCCCCAGAGGTGATTGGCCCCCAGCGCCCCCGCCTGCCGGGGTTAGATCCCAACCAACTGGAACCCCTGACCACCCTGGAGCAATACTTAGCTAGCCGCAGCGACTTAGCCCCTTTGCGCAGTGATCTGCTGGCCGCCGCCCGTCAATTGTTGGAAGAATCGGCGGATCCTTTACAAGAATGGGATTGGGATCCCAGCTCGGAGAGGTTGGAAGAAAAGACTCAACCGGAAGGGCAACAGTTGCGGTTGTTGTGA
- the dnaK gene encoding molecular chaperone DnaK, which yields MGKVVGIDLGTTNSVVAVMEGGVPTVIANAEGTRTTPSVVAFTKDGERLVGQMARRQAVLNPENTFYSVKRFIGRKYDELNADSKRVAYRVLRDERGNVKVSAPRLNKEFAPEEISAMVLRKLVDEASRYLGQTVTQAVITVPAYFNDSQRQATKDAGKIAGLEVLRIINEPTAASLAYGLDKRNNETILVFDLGGGTFDVSVLEVGDGVFEVKSTSGDTQLGGDDFDKKIVDWMADQFKQLEGIDLRNDRQALQRLTEAAEKAKIELSSVSETTINLPFITATADGPKHLELKLSRAQFENICADLFERCKGPVEQALRDAKLTKSDINEVVLVGGSTRIPAVKQLVKDLLGKEPNETVNPDEVVAVGAAIQAGVLAGEVKDVLLLDVTPLSLGVETLGGVATKLIPRNTTVPTRKSETFSTAEDGQTSVEIHVVQGEREMARDNKSLGRFKLDGIPPAPRGVPQIEVTFDIDANGILKVTAKDKGSGKEQSISITGASTLDSKEVERMVSEAEKFASEDRERREKIERRNKADSLAYQAERQLKELGDKISTDKRTNLETLIRELRDAIQREDDSAIRTKETALQEALYAMSSELYQQPGSSGAGPDGGFSGTASPGGSDDVIDADFTETK from the coding sequence ATGGGGAAAGTCGTAGGAATTGACTTGGGCACAACCAACTCGGTTGTCGCCGTGATGGAAGGTGGTGTCCCCACCGTAATTGCCAATGCTGAGGGCACCCGTACCACACCCTCGGTGGTCGCCTTCACCAAAGACGGGGAGCGGCTGGTGGGTCAGATGGCCCGTCGCCAGGCGGTGCTCAACCCCGAAAACACCTTTTACTCAGTCAAACGGTTCATCGGGCGCAAATACGATGAGCTGAATGCCGACTCCAAGCGCGTCGCCTATCGCGTATTGCGGGATGAGCGGGGCAATGTGAAAGTATCTGCCCCGCGCCTGAATAAAGAGTTTGCCCCGGAAGAAATTTCGGCCATGGTGCTGCGCAAGTTGGTGGATGAAGCCAGCCGCTACCTGGGCCAGACGGTAACTCAAGCGGTGATCACGGTACCTGCCTACTTCAACGACTCCCAACGGCAGGCCACCAAAGATGCCGGGAAAATCGCTGGATTGGAAGTGCTGCGGATCATCAACGAGCCCACTGCTGCCTCCTTGGCCTATGGTCTGGACAAACGCAACAACGAAACCATCCTCGTGTTCGACTTAGGGGGTGGCACCTTTGATGTGTCTGTGCTGGAGGTGGGGGACGGCGTATTCGAAGTAAAATCCACCAGCGGCGATACCCAGTTGGGTGGGGACGACTTCGACAAGAAGATCGTGGACTGGATGGCCGACCAGTTCAAGCAACTGGAGGGGATTGACCTGCGCAACGATCGTCAGGCCCTCCAACGGCTGACGGAAGCGGCCGAAAAAGCCAAGATTGAGCTCTCCAGCGTTTCCGAAACCACCATCAACCTGCCCTTCATCACTGCCACTGCTGACGGGCCGAAGCACCTGGAGTTGAAACTCTCCCGTGCCCAGTTTGAAAACATCTGTGCCGACCTGTTCGAGCGCTGCAAAGGCCCGGTCGAACAAGCTCTGCGGGATGCCAAGCTGACCAAGTCCGACATCAATGAAGTGGTACTGGTGGGCGGATCCACCCGCATTCCGGCGGTGAAGCAGTTGGTCAAAGATCTGCTCGGTAAAGAACCGAACGAGACCGTTAACCCCGACGAAGTGGTGGCTGTGGGTGCTGCTATTCAGGCGGGCGTGCTGGCAGGGGAAGTTAAGGATGTGCTGCTGCTGGATGTCACCCCCTTGTCTTTGGGTGTAGAGACCCTGGGCGGTGTGGCCACCAAGCTGATCCCCCGCAATACCACTGTGCCCACTCGCAAGTCCGAAACCTTCTCCACCGCTGAAGACGGGCAAACCTCCGTGGAAATTCATGTGGTGCAAGGGGAACGGGAAATGGCCCGCGACAACAAATCCCTGGGCCGCTTCAAACTGGATGGGATCCCACCTGCCCCTCGCGGTGTGCCGCAAATCGAGGTCACCTTCGATATCGACGCCAACGGGATTCTGAAGGTGACTGCCAAAGATAAGGGCAGCGGCAAAGAGCAGAGCATCTCCATTACCGGAGCCTCTACTTTGGATAGCAAAGAAGTGGAGCGCATGGTTTCAGAAGCGGAGAAATTCGCCTCAGAAGACCGCGAACGTCGGGAGAAAATCGAGCGGCGCAACAAAGCCGATTCTCTGGCCTACCAAGCGGAGCGTCAGTTGAAGGAGCTAGGAGACAAGATCTCCACCGACAAGCGCACCAACCTGGAAACTCTAATCCGGGAGTTACGGGATGCCATTCAGCGGGAAGACGACAGTGCCATCCGCACCAAGGAAACTGCCCTGCAAGAGGCCCTTTACGCCATGAGCAGCGAGCTCTATCAGCAGCCTGGTAGCTCTGGCGCCGGCCCCGACGGTGGTTTCAGCGGTACTGCTAGCCCCGGGGGGAGCGACGATGTGATCGATGCCGACTTCACTGAAACCAAGTAG